One Candidatus Binatia bacterium DNA window includes the following coding sequences:
- a CDS encoding proton-conducting transporter membrane subunit, with amino-acid sequence MEHPISVDYLRWIVLLPLFGAVVNGIPGVLIQRRFGKHAISLIACAPVVIAFLLSVRVFVQLLGMEPEQRFLIDHLWTWLDIGGLHADIALLADPLSTLMLLVVTGVGGVIHIYSIGYMHDEKSYWRFFAWLNLFTFSMLTLVLGDNLLLMFVGWEGVGLCSYALIGFWYKEWANAS; translated from the coding sequence ATGGAGCATCCGATCTCAGTCGATTATCTGCGTTGGATTGTCCTGTTGCCGCTCTTCGGCGCAGTGGTGAACGGCATTCCGGGCGTGCTCATCCAGCGGCGTTTTGGCAAGCACGCCATCTCCCTCATCGCCTGCGCTCCGGTGGTCATCGCCTTCCTGCTCTCCGTGCGGGTGTTCGTTCAACTGCTCGGCATGGAGCCCGAGCAACGCTTCCTGATCGATCATCTCTGGACCTGGCTCGACATCGGTGGCTTGCATGCCGACATCGCGCTGCTCGCCGATCCGTTATCCACCCTGATGCTTCTGGTGGTCACCGGCGTCGGCGGCGTGATCCATATCTACTCCATCGGCTACATGCACGACGAGAAGTCGTACTGGCGCTTCTTCGCGTGGCTGAATCTGTTCACCTTCTCGATGCTGACCCTGGTCCTGGGCGACAACCTGTTGCTCATGTTCGTCGGCTGGGAAGGTGTGGGCCTGTGCTCGTACGCCTTGATCGGGTTCTGGTACAAGGAGTGGGCCAACGCCAGC
- the nuoK gene encoding NADH-quinone oxidoreductase subunit NuoK → MSIGLAHYLIVSLILFALGLYCVLTRRNAIGILLGVELILNSANINYLAFSRFSSGQYDGQVFAIFVIMLAAAEAAIGLAIVLGIYQNFHSIDVEATETLRG, encoded by the coding sequence ATGAGCATCGGGCTGGCGCACTATCTCATCGTGAGCTTGATCCTGTTCGCCCTCGGGCTCTACTGCGTGCTGACGCGGCGCAACGCCATCGGCATTCTCCTCGGGGTGGAGCTGATCTTGAATTCGGCCAACATCAACTATCTGGCCTTCTCCCGCTTCAGCTCCGGGCAGTACGACGGCCAGGTGTTCGCCATCTTCGTCATCATGCTGGCGGCGGCAGAGGCGGCGATCGGGTTGGCCATCGTGCTCGGGATCTACCAGAACTTCCACAGCATCGACGTGGAGGCGACGGAAACACTGCGGGGTTGA
- a CDS encoding NADH-quinone oxidoreductase subunit J, which yields MSGLSLGDLVFYLVAGVTIISAAGVAFSPNIVYSAFSLMGTFMGVAGLYVLLAADFVAVIQVLIYVGGIMVLMIFAVMLTHRIADVRISNRSVGRLPALIVVACIAGVMAKAVLNTTWHSVAPGTPAPSTYAIGNGLLGDYILPFELASMVLLAALIGAVVLSRKELRDE from the coding sequence ATGAGCGGCCTGTCCCTGGGCGATCTGGTCTTCTACCTGGTCGCCGGGGTCACCATCATCTCGGCCGCCGGCGTGGCGTTCTCTCCCAACATCGTCTACTCGGCCTTCTCGCTCATGGGCACGTTCATGGGAGTTGCCGGGCTCTATGTGTTGCTGGCAGCCGACTTCGTGGCGGTGATCCAGGTGCTGATCTACGTCGGCGGGATCATGGTGTTGATGATCTTCGCCGTCATGCTGACGCACCGCATCGCCGACGTGCGCATCTCCAATCGCTCGGTGGGCCGATTGCCGGCGTTGATCGTCGTTGCCTGCATCGCCGGCGTGATGGCAAAGGCCGTGCTGAACACCACCTGGCACAGCGTGGCGCCCGGCACACCGGCGCCGAGCACCTACGCCATCGGCAACGGCCTCCTGGGGGACTACATTCTGCCGTTCGAGCTGGCCTCGATGGTGTTGCTGGCGGCGTTGATCGGCGCGGTGGTGCTGTCGCGCAAGGAGTTGAGAGACGAATGA
- a CDS encoding NADH-quinone oxidoreductase subunit I produces the protein MKKSGYLRNIKETCVTVLDGMAVTLSYLVRRPVTIQYPDRMPMRVQDTLPFRYRGILEVDLEICTGCLACERACPIDCIVIDAEKDKQTREMVLKRFDIDMAKCMYCGLCSEPCPTGAIHHTPEFEGADYSLESLIRRFVKEPVTAYKMKKTGETDPEILPLLDRGMRYIEEFAAPETKAPASTGGAAE, from the coding sequence ATGAAGAAGAGCGGCTACCTGCGCAACATCAAGGAGACGTGTGTCACCGTGCTCGATGGCATGGCCGTTACCCTCTCGTACCTGGTGCGGCGGCCGGTCACCATCCAGTATCCGGACCGTATGCCCATGCGGGTGCAGGACACGCTGCCCTTCCGCTATCGCGGCATCCTGGAAGTCGATCTCGAGATTTGCACCGGATGTTTGGCCTGTGAACGCGCCTGCCCGATCGACTGCATCGTCATCGACGCCGAGAAGGACAAGCAGACACGCGAGATGGTCCTGAAGCGCTTCGACATCGACATGGCCAAGTGCATGTACTGCGGCTTGTGCAGCGAGCCCTGCCCGACCGGCGCGATTCACCACACGCCGGAATTCGAGGGCGCCGATTACTCGCTCGAAAGCCTGATTCGGCGCTTCGTGAAGGAACCGGTGACGGCCTATAAGATGAAGAAGACCGGCGAAACCGACCCGGAGATTCTCCCGCTGCTCGATCGCGGCATGCGCTACATCGAAGAATTCGCCGCACCCGAAACCAAGGCGCCGGCCTCCACGGGAGGGGCGGCGGAATGA